A region from the Desulfomarina profundi genome encodes:
- a CDS encoding C1 family peptidase gives MAKSKQKKLKGKRDGKSGKFGSIDGFKLNAVEDSRDFRDYTYHPALIPLKEKMDPPADPIILDQGQEGACTGFGLGAVINLLLDKRSGVKQVSTRMLYEMAKRYDEWDGTDYSGSSCRGAIKGWYNMGVCSEKLAPYRAEEQHWTLTIEQAEDARKTTPGAYYRIKKHLSDFHAALNEVEAIYVSARVHEGWRKSNVKKGKIPFKPGTIGGHAFAVVGYNSEGFWVQNSWGKNWGKGGLALWSYEDWLENVQDAWVVRLALSTPQVWHLSPSGSDGIQREQGLFKRSPKRAEILGHFVHIDDGNFDSRGVYWADQETVRQTADLVAGSDKYDHLLLYAHGGLNSIRDSARRIVAMKEVFKANRIYPFHFMYDTGLLEEIKDIILGKKEDVDARTAGFTDYTDKLIEKLTRHVGRAIWREMKRGAKKPFEPGFAGSETVSAFLEAFSAKNSRPKKVHLVGHSTGAILLAHLLQALDRTGNAPRVETCSLLAPACTHNDFKTCYRPLLKERDKDVFGINRMAVFMLDGQLELKDTVTPLYRKSLLYLVSNAFEEKIGERILGMEIFKKYLRKLPGSPVFRIEISHGMEDKSAKTTSETHGGFDNDIKTMNTLLKMILKGEPKRYFEERDLEY, from the coding sequence ATGGCAAAGTCGAAGCAGAAAAAACTGAAAGGAAAACGAGACGGTAAATCTGGTAAATTTGGCAGTATTGATGGTTTCAAACTGAATGCGGTTGAGGATTCCAGGGATTTTCGGGACTATACCTACCATCCCGCCCTCATTCCATTGAAAGAAAAGATGGATCCTCCCGCAGATCCAATTATTCTTGATCAGGGACAGGAAGGGGCCTGCACAGGGTTTGGCCTCGGGGCGGTTATCAATCTGCTGTTGGACAAGCGTTCCGGTGTAAAACAGGTCAGTACCCGTATGCTGTATGAGATGGCAAAGAGATATGATGAATGGGACGGCACTGACTATTCAGGGTCAAGTTGTCGTGGGGCGATCAAGGGCTGGTATAATATGGGTGTCTGTTCGGAAAAGCTGGCGCCGTACAGGGCTGAAGAACAGCACTGGACGTTGACCATCGAGCAGGCGGAAGATGCCCGGAAAACGACTCCCGGCGCCTATTACAGAATAAAAAAACACCTGTCAGATTTCCATGCGGCGCTCAATGAGGTAGAGGCCATTTATGTGAGTGCCCGTGTCCATGAAGGATGGCGAAAATCCAATGTGAAAAAGGGAAAGATACCGTTTAAACCGGGCACGATCGGCGGACATGCTTTTGCAGTTGTCGGTTATAACAGCGAGGGGTTCTGGGTTCAGAATTCATGGGGGAAGAACTGGGGTAAGGGAGGGCTTGCACTCTGGTCCTATGAGGACTGGCTTGAGAATGTTCAGGATGCCTGGGTGGTCAGGCTGGCCCTGTCCACACCCCAGGTCTGGCACTTGAGCCCGTCCGGTTCGGATGGCATTCAGAGGGAACAGGGACTTTTTAAAAGAAGCCCGAAACGGGCTGAGATACTGGGTCACTTTGTGCATATTGATGATGGTAATTTTGATTCCAGGGGAGTTTACTGGGCGGATCAGGAAACGGTTCGCCAGACTGCCGATCTTGTGGCCGGGAGTGATAAATATGACCATCTGCTTCTTTATGCCCATGGCGGATTGAACAGCATCAGGGATTCTGCCCGCAGGATTGTCGCCATGAAAGAGGTGTTCAAGGCCAATCGAATCTATCCTTTTCATTTCATGTATGACACCGGGCTTCTGGAGGAAATAAAAGATATCATACTCGGCAAGAAAGAAGATGTTGATGCGCGAACTGCCGGTTTCACAGATTATACGGATAAACTCATTGAGAAACTGACGCGTCATGTGGGCCGGGCCATATGGCGGGAAATGAAGAGAGGGGCAAAAAAACCCTTTGAGCCGGGATTTGCCGGCAGTGAGACTGTTTCAGCTTTCCTGGAAGCATTTTCCGCAAAAAATTCAAGACCGAAAAAGGTACACCTTGTTGGTCACAGTACCGGTGCTATTCTGCTGGCTCACCTCCTTCAAGCGCTTGATCGAACTGGTAATGCTCCCAGGGTGGAAACGTGTTCTCTTCTTGCTCCTGCCTGTACCCACAATGATTTCAAGACCTGTTACAGACCACTGTTAAAAGAGCGGGATAAAGATGTTTTCGGTATAAACCGGATGGCAGTTTTTATGCTTGACGGTCAGCTTGAGCTGAAGGATACGGTAACACCGCTGTACAGGAAATCGTTACTCTACCTTGTTTCAAATGCGTTTGAAGAAAAGATCGGGGAGCGTATTCTCGGGATGGAAATATTCAAAAAGTACTTGAGGAAACTGCCTGGATCACCTGTCTTTCGGATCGAGATCAGTCATGGAATGGAGGATAAATCGGCTAAAACCACCAGTGAAACCCATGGAGGATTTGATAATGATATCAAAACAATGAATACCCTTTTGAAGATGATTCTCAAGGGGGAGCCGAAGAGATATTTTGAAGAGAGGGATCTGGAGTATTAG
- a CDS encoding thiamine ABC transporter substrate-binding protein, with protein sequence MFCIKRSLLLIITMTLTLSFSSFAGTQIQAQTLTVMTHDSFNISKKVITRFEQENHVTVRFLKAGDAGAALVQAILSRKNPLADLFFGVDNSFMSRALQAGIFSPYSSPGLADISKKLQLDPENRLLPVDYGDVCLNYDKAWFTKHKLSPPKDISDLTAPEYKGLTVVENPATSSPGMAFLLTTIGRFGENGYLEFWKKLRENDVIVANGWEDAYYGHFTSASKGDRPIVVSYASSPPAVVYYSETVLNEAPTGAVVSNGSTFRQIEFVGILKGTKNRKLAEKFVDFMLSLPFQEDIPLQMFVFPANSRANLPEVFSKFATVAENPITVSPEKIEKNRSKWIEAWTDTVLR encoded by the coding sequence ATGTTCTGTATAAAACGTTCATTACTGCTTATTATTACAATGACTCTTACCCTGTCATTCTCATCCTTTGCGGGGACACAGATTCAAGCGCAAACCCTGACCGTCATGACCCATGACAGTTTTAATATCTCAAAAAAGGTGATTACCCGTTTTGAGCAGGAAAACCATGTCACCGTCCGATTTTTAAAAGCCGGAGATGCAGGGGCGGCACTGGTGCAGGCCATTCTCTCCAGAAAAAATCCCCTGGCCGACCTTTTCTTCGGGGTGGACAACAGTTTTATGAGCCGGGCTCTTCAGGCTGGTATCTTTTCTCCCTATTCTTCTCCCGGTCTTGCTGATATCTCGAAAAAGCTCCAGCTCGACCCGGAAAACAGACTGCTTCCCGTGGATTATGGTGATGTGTGCCTCAATTATGATAAAGCCTGGTTCACGAAACACAAGCTTTCCCCGCCAAAGGACATCAGCGATCTTACCGCCCCGGAATACAAGGGATTGACCGTGGTGGAAAATCCGGCTACCTCCTCACCGGGAATGGCCTTTCTTCTTACAACCATTGGTCGATTCGGTGAAAACGGCTATCTGGAGTTCTGGAAAAAACTTCGTGAAAATGATGTCATCGTCGCAAACGGCTGGGAAGACGCTTACTATGGCCATTTTACTTCCGCCTCCAAAGGTGACCGACCCATCGTGGTCAGCTACGCTTCCAGTCCGCCCGCGGTTGTCTACTATTCTGAAACAGTGTTGAACGAGGCACCGACAGGTGCGGTTGTCAGCAACGGTTCGACTTTTAGACAGATCGAATTTGTCGGTATTCTCAAGGGGACGAAGAATAGAAAACTTGCCGAAAAATTCGTTGATTTCATGCTCTCCCTTCCCTTCCAGGAGGATATCCCCTTACAGATGTTTGTCTTTCCGGCCAACAGCAGGGCAAACCTCCCGGAAGTCTTTTCAAAATTTGCAACTGTTGCTGAAAACCCGATCACAGTTTCCCCGGAAAAAATTGAAAAAAACAGAAGCAAATGGATTGAGGCCTGGACAGACACGGTTCTGCGCTAA
- a CDS encoding ABC transporter permease — MKKRTVPRWLLLTLPLLFLALFYFYPLIKIVLVSFAPEGTWEPGRLQQLVSSDSYFRILRFTFWQAALSTLLTLLLALPGAFVFTRYRFPLKNLLQALMTVPFVLPTVVTAAAFQALLGPGGLVNDALMRLFDFDSPPVKLNQSAAFFLLAHIFYNYSLVLRIVSGYWARLDPHLKEAATMLGASPLRTFFKITLPLLIPPITSAALLVFIFCFTSFGVVLILGGPGCATIEVEIYRQSIQLFNLPMAAALSLIQICINFLLMLFHARLGRNSRIGFFSSTPGEAPDQARGLLQKSLLVTNLAFMVILLLTPLLALLLRSFLGEHGLTLAYYRALFTTPPGSVFFVPPVQAVLNSIGFAVLAMGMAVLLGLLASSYLACAENNKKNSTHFWDAIIMLPSPLPPLPLDSAISLP; from the coding sequence ATGAAAAAACGAACAGTGCCACGGTGGCTTCTGCTCACCCTTCCTCTTCTCTTTCTGGCCCTTTTCTATTTTTATCCCCTGATAAAAATAGTGCTGGTCAGTTTTGCGCCTGAGGGCACCTGGGAACCGGGGCGCCTCCAGCAGCTTGTCAGCTCAGACAGCTATTTCCGCATCCTGCGTTTTACCTTCTGGCAGGCTGCACTTTCCACCCTGCTGACCCTGTTGCTGGCTCTGCCCGGCGCTTTTGTTTTTACCCGATACCGTTTCCCCCTGAAAAACCTGCTTCAGGCGTTGATGACAGTACCTTTTGTCCTTCCCACCGTGGTCACTGCCGCCGCCTTCCAGGCACTCCTCGGACCGGGTGGCCTTGTGAACGACGCCCTGATGCGCCTCTTTGACTTTGACAGTCCCCCCGTCAAACTGAACCAGAGTGCCGCTTTTTTCCTGCTGGCCCATATTTTCTATAATTACTCTCTGGTCCTGCGTATTGTCTCCGGCTACTGGGCCAGGCTGGATCCCCACCTGAAGGAGGCTGCAACCATGCTGGGTGCATCTCCCTTGAGGACATTCTTTAAAATTACCCTCCCCCTGCTGATACCACCAATCACTTCCGCAGCCCTCCTGGTTTTTATTTTCTGTTTCACGAGCTTTGGTGTCGTCCTGATTCTGGGAGGCCCAGGCTGCGCCACAATAGAGGTTGAAATCTATCGCCAGTCCATACAGCTTTTCAACCTGCCCATGGCAGCCGCCCTCTCCCTTATCCAGATCTGCATAAACTTCCTTCTCATGTTATTCCATGCCCGACTGGGACGTAACAGCAGAATCGGTTTTTTTTCCTCAACCCCGGGAGAGGCACCCGACCAGGCCAGGGGATTACTGCAGAAGAGCCTGCTGGTCACCAATCTCGCTTTTATGGTCATTTTACTGCTTACTCCTCTTCTGGCCCTGCTGCTGCGCTCTTTTCTCGGGGAACACGGTCTCACCCTGGCTTACTACAGGGCACTGTTCACCACACCACCGGGATCAGTGTTTTTTGTACCACCTGTCCAAGCCGTTCTGAACAGTATCGGATTTGCTGTTCTGGCCATGGGAATGGCGGTGCTGCTTGGTCTTCTTGCCTCATCTTATCTGGCCTGTGCTGAAAACAATAAAAAAAACTCCACCCATTTCTGGGATGCCATCATCATGCTCCCCTCGCCACTTCCGCCGTTACCCTTGGATTCGGCTATATCATTACCTTGA
- a CDS encoding ABC transporter permease, whose amino-acid sequence MNTPPLNLRDSMALIPIAHTLVAFPFVVRCILPSIRQIPENIREAAALSGNSPRRVWQKIDLPLLSRPIMVGAVFAFSISMGEFGASTFVARPHTPTMPVAIFRFLGQPGDMNYGQAMAMSTILMAVTAAAFWLLGKTDTGGMNS is encoded by the coding sequence TTGAACACGCCTCCCTTGAACCTGCGCGATTCCATGGCCCTTATTCCCATCGCCCATACCCTTGTTGCCTTCCCCTTTGTGGTTCGCTGTATCCTGCCATCCATCCGGCAGATTCCTGAAAATATACGGGAAGCAGCAGCTCTGTCAGGCAACTCACCCCGCAGGGTGTGGCAGAAAATCGACCTGCCCCTCCTCAGCCGGCCTATCATGGTCGGGGCTGTTTTTGCCTTTTCCATCTCCATGGGAGAATTCGGGGCTTCCACCTTTGTAGCCAGACCCCATACACCCACCATGCCCGTCGCCATTTTCCGTTTTCTGGGCCAACCGGGCGATATGAATTACGGCCAGGCCATGGCCATGAGTACCATCCTCATGGCAGTGACTGCCGCAGCTTTCTGGCTGCTGGGAAAAACCGACACAGGAGGAATGAATTCATGA
- a CDS encoding ABC transporter ATP-binding protein, which translates to MTILQINDLCSSYEGRPLLKNITFNLEDGEILCLLGPSGSGKTTLLRMLAGLEQPDSGSMLFNGSHILNIPPHRRHFGMMFQEYALFPHKNVFDNIIFGLETGKHDRTWNRKRVEEMLEIVGLRGYGQRRINELSGGEQQRVALARSLAPSPRLLLLDEPLGSLDRTLRDRLAGEIRAILKKVGLTAIFVTHDQAEAFSVADQVAILFDGRLEQFDRPEAIYTSPANSTVAGFLGFKNIFSTAELADLEESGLEKHLQSSGATAVNSLLIRPEGARLHLSTITEKKPQVILTGTVKNRTFQGATYSVRILSGSNLLHFDLPLEPTPPEPGRKIELEIKPSAIVPLDSLT; encoded by the coding sequence ATGACCATTCTCCAGATCAACGATCTCTGCAGCAGTTACGAAGGAAGACCCCTGCTGAAAAATATCACTTTCAACCTTGAAGACGGGGAAATCCTCTGCCTTCTCGGCCCATCCGGCTCCGGTAAAACAACCCTGCTCCGTATGCTGGCCGGGCTTGAACAGCCCGATTCAGGCTCCATGCTTTTCAACGGTTCCCATATCCTCAATATTCCTCCCCATCGGAGGCATTTTGGCATGATGTTCCAGGAATATGCCCTCTTTCCCCATAAAAATGTTTTCGATAATATTATCTTCGGGCTGGAAACTGGAAAACATGACAGAACATGGAACAGAAAAAGGGTGGAAGAAATGCTTGAAATTGTAGGTCTTCGCGGATATGGACAAAGACGGATCAATGAACTGTCCGGGGGAGAGCAACAGCGGGTGGCCCTGGCCAGGAGCCTGGCCCCGAGCCCCAGGCTCCTTCTTCTTGATGAACCCCTGGGCTCCCTGGATCGTACCCTGCGGGACAGGCTGGCCGGGGAAATCCGGGCAATTCTGAAAAAAGTGGGTCTCACAGCGATCTTTGTAACCCACGACCAGGCGGAAGCATTCAGTGTGGCGGATCAAGTGGCCATCCTCTTTGACGGCAGGTTGGAACAGTTCGATAGACCGGAGGCGATCTATACATCCCCGGCGAATTCCACTGTGGCCGGTTTTCTCGGCTTTAAAAATATCTTTTCAACTGCCGAGCTGGCAGACCTGGAAGAGAGTGGCCTTGAAAAACATCTGCAATCCTCCGGAGCAACCGCCGTAAACTCACTTCTCATACGACCTGAAGGTGCCCGACTCCATCTGAGTACGATTACAGAAAAAAAGCCGCAAGTCATTCTGACAGGAACGGTGAAAAACAGGACTTTTCAGGGAGCAACCTACAGTGTCCGAATTCTTTCGGGCAGCAACCTGCTCCATTTTGATCTCCCTCTTGAACCGACACCACCGGAACCCGGCAGAAAAATAGAGCTCGAAATCAAACCTTCAGCCATTGTTCCCCTGGACTCATTGACTTAA
- a CDS encoding chaperone modulator CbpM, whose protein sequence is MTERCTSITCTVLDEDSRYSFGDLCRLCGVTAEMILDMIDEGLLSPGGRAPAEWSFTAVEIKRVQTTVRLQRDLRVNLPGCALALQLLEELEELRRLHRLG, encoded by the coding sequence ATGACGGAAAGATGCACTTCCATTACCTGTACTGTTCTTGATGAAGACAGTCGTTACAGCTTTGGTGACCTCTGCCGTCTCTGTGGTGTTACCGCAGAAATGATTCTTGATATGATCGACGAGGGACTGCTCAGTCCCGGTGGCAGGGCACCGGCTGAGTGGTCTTTTACGGCTGTTGAGATAAAGCGGGTACAGACAACGGTGCGCCTGCAACGCGATCTTCGGGTGAACCTGCCCGGTTGTGCCCTGGCCCTCCAGCTTCTTGAAGAGTTGGAAGAATTACGGCGGCTTCACCGATTGGGCTGA
- a CDS encoding DnaJ C-terminal domain-containing protein, whose product MEYKDYYEILGVSRDAGQDDIKRAYRRLARKYHPDVSKEEGAEKKFQELGEAYEVLKDPEKRAAYDKFGSNWEHGQDFQPPPDWSDGFEFRGGGFTGASDGDYSDFFESLFGGRSHGSAGGRAPFKMKGEDQHARIVIRLADAYHGTRQTITLSRGGGQTRNLEVTIPKGVIEGQRIRLEGQGMEGYGGAPAGDLFLEIAFAEDPIFRAEKRDIHMELPITPWEAALGASITVPTLGGKVQLKIPAGSQGGNKLRLKGKGLSTARRKGDQIVTLRIVVPEPKTEEQKELYRRMAAIMPVNPRNKLGV is encoded by the coding sequence ATGGAATATAAGGACTATTACGAGATACTCGGTGTTTCTCGAGATGCCGGACAGGATGATATTAAACGAGCCTACCGGCGTCTGGCCAGGAAATATCACCCCGATGTCAGCAAGGAAGAGGGTGCTGAAAAAAAATTTCAGGAACTGGGTGAAGCCTATGAGGTGCTGAAGGATCCGGAAAAACGGGCGGCTTATGATAAATTCGGCAGCAACTGGGAGCATGGTCAGGATTTTCAGCCGCCGCCGGACTGGTCGGATGGGTTCGAATTCCGTGGAGGTGGATTTACCGGGGCTTCGGACGGGGACTACAGTGATTTTTTCGAAAGCCTTTTCGGGGGCAGGAGCCATGGCTCCGCCGGAGGGAGAGCTCCATTTAAAATGAAGGGTGAGGATCAGCATGCCAGAATCGTGATCAGACTGGCTGACGCCTACCATGGCACCCGGCAGACCATTACACTGTCGCGTGGCGGAGGCCAGACCCGGAATCTTGAGGTTACCATTCCCAAAGGTGTGATCGAGGGCCAGCGTATTCGCCTTGAAGGACAGGGAATGGAAGGCTACGGTGGTGCACCGGCCGGGGATCTTTTTCTTGAAATTGCATTTGCTGAAGATCCGATTTTCAGGGCGGAAAAACGGGATATTCACATGGAGCTTCCTATTACTCCCTGGGAGGCGGCGCTGGGAGCCTCCATTACTGTTCCGACCCTTGGAGGCAAGGTTCAATTGAAAATCCCTGCCGGTTCCCAGGGAGGAAACAAATTGCGTTTGAAAGGCAAGGGACTTTCCACAGCCAGGAGAAAGGGGGACCAGATTGTAACCCTTCGCATAGTTGTTCCCGAGCCGAAGACGGAAGAACAGAAAGAACTGTATCGCAGGATGGCGGCAATTATGCCCGTTAATCCGCGCAATAAACTGGGAGTTTGA
- a CDS encoding DUF1931 family protein — protein MVMGVKQLQRLFRKVSGLEIDKSDVKRLNDFIGNRLRALLLQGQVAASVNGRDIIDYQDIPITIGLQQAIREFIDIDEELSLAEILRQQATLPPLRMDITDLLEKKLPELVGGITVGLAKVFRVVNEEIKNPGSREWEQVEEIYRILL, from the coding sequence ATGGTTATGGGAGTAAAACAACTGCAGAGACTGTTTCGAAAGGTATCCGGACTTGAGATTGATAAAAGTGATGTGAAGAGATTGAATGATTTTATCGGAAACCGGTTGCGCGCCCTGCTGCTGCAGGGACAGGTTGCTGCCAGTGTCAACGGGCGGGATATTATTGATTATCAGGATATTCCTATAACTATCGGCTTGCAACAGGCCATCCGGGAGTTTATAGATATAGATGAAGAACTTTCTCTGGCGGAAATTCTTCGGCAGCAGGCAACCCTGCCTCCCTTGAGGATGGATATTACCGATCTGCTTGAGAAAAAATTGCCGGAGCTTGTGGGAGGAATTACAGTTGGTCTGGCAAAGGTATTTCGGGTTGTCAACGAAGAGATAAAAAATCCCGGCAGTCGGGAATGGGAACAGGTAGAGGAAATTTATCGGATTTTGCTTTAA
- a CDS encoding HdeD family acid-resistance protein, producing the protein MAEKLMKNPFQLVIVDLDELPKKWGWLLALGIMMLVAGSLGLVMVVAVTLATVLLYGGLLLVGGVLALVHAVKVKEDMWHGKLGHILIALLYILAGILVLMNPVAASAVFTLLLGGFMLFIGALRIAHGIRCRKNGWKWLLPTLMGLVNIIFAVIIASSWPVSGLWVIGLFVSVEMVMNGWLMVLTALAVRKLAGNV; encoded by the coding sequence ATGGCTGAAAAACTGATGAAGAATCCATTTCAACTGGTGATTGTTGACCTGGACGAGCTTCCCAAAAAATGGGGATGGTTGCTGGCTCTGGGGATTATGATGCTGGTGGCAGGTAGTCTTGGTCTGGTGATGGTTGTAGCCGTTACCCTGGCGACGGTTCTGCTCTATGGTGGCCTGTTGCTGGTGGGCGGTGTTCTTGCCCTGGTTCATGCTGTTAAAGTTAAGGAAGATATGTGGCACGGGAAGCTGGGGCATATACTGATAGCCCTGCTGTATATTCTTGCGGGAATCCTGGTACTGATGAATCCGGTTGCGGCCTCTGCCGTCTTTACCCTGCTGCTCGGGGGATTTATGCTTTTCATTGGAGCCCTTCGAATAGCCCACGGTATCAGGTGTCGTAAAAACGGCTGGAAATGGCTTTTACCCACACTGATGGGCCTGGTCAATATCATTTTTGCAGTGATAATAGCATCAAGCTGGCCCGTTTCCGGACTTTGGGTTATCGGTCTGTTTGTCAGTGTGGAAATGGTGATGAATGGCTGGCTCATGGTGCTTACTGCTCTTGCGGTCAGGAAGCTGGCCGGCAACGTGTAA
- a CDS encoding YfdX family protein gives MSVLKKGHRILVLLIIAGMLCSAGVQAGEGKHKKEESPAAAKVEKQVKAKTQKEAGLKRETIVKEAVMALDQTGKAIEALKNKKKQEALDALAMAAGKLEIVLAREPKMANAPIDVRIEEFDLYASVDTVKKAVKSAEDLLGDGEVQQARTILADLASEIDLVITSLPLAAYTDTIKDVAKLVDAEKYEEATQSLYELFSTMVITRNVIPLPLLRAEMLLDKADKLAVKKGRNEKENGELRTLLDDAENQIGMAEALGYGKKDDFKSFYAQLKEIRRKTRDGKFGSGFVDGLKNSLRKLKEKIFNGPIVEDL, from the coding sequence ATGAGCGTACTGAAAAAAGGTCATCGTATACTGGTTTTACTGATTATTGCGGGAATGCTCTGTAGTGCGGGAGTTCAGGCCGGAGAGGGAAAGCATAAGAAGGAAGAATCACCGGCTGCCGCAAAAGTGGAAAAGCAGGTGAAAGCGAAGACGCAAAAGGAAGCGGGTCTTAAGAGAGAAACCATTGTCAAGGAAGCTGTGATGGCTCTTGATCAGACCGGCAAGGCTATTGAAGCTCTGAAAAACAAAAAGAAACAGGAAGCACTGGATGCCCTGGCCATGGCTGCCGGCAAACTGGAAATTGTCCTTGCCCGGGAACCGAAAATGGCCAATGCTCCCATAGATGTCCGTATTGAGGAGTTTGATCTCTATGCATCCGTTGATACGGTAAAAAAGGCGGTGAAAAGTGCAGAAGATCTTCTTGGGGATGGCGAGGTGCAGCAGGCCAGGACCATTCTCGCCGATCTTGCATCCGAGATAGATCTTGTCATTACCTCTCTGCCCCTGGCTGCATATACCGATACAATAAAAGATGTTGCCAAACTGGTTGACGCTGAGAAATACGAGGAAGCAACACAGTCCCTCTATGAGTTGTTTTCAACCATGGTGATTACCAGGAATGTGATACCGCTTCCCCTGCTCAGGGCAGAAATGCTTCTGGACAAGGCCGACAAACTTGCTGTCAAAAAGGGCCGAAATGAAAAAGAAAACGGTGAACTGAGAACCCTGCTTGATGATGCTGAAAACCAGATTGGCATGGCCGAAGCCCTCGGGTATGGCAAGAAAGATGATTTTAAATCGTTTTATGCACAGCTCAAGGAGATTCGCAGGAAAACCAGAGATGGAAAATTCGGATCAGGATTTGTGGATGGTCTGAAGAACTCCCTGAGAAAGCTGAAGGAAAAGATCTTTAACGGGCCTATTGTAGAAGATCTGTAA